In the Mycolicibacter sp. MU0102 genome, one interval contains:
- a CDS encoding DUF1906 domain-containing protein, with protein MPDSPRTSHPRNHVSRRDALRYASAAALTGLGAASAGAPTASAAAPTLIDYAMRQIPAQDIRAAGHAGVINYVSTSRPGSNFGAKPITRPYAESLTAAGLVIVSNFQYGKPGGTAPSDFTRGYPGGVADARTAWQIHTAAGGGQSAPVFFSVDDDIDRNTWNTVALQWFRGINSVLGVQRTGVYGGVNVCQWAAADGVIGVSRTPGKRWAWQTRSWSRGQIDPGAVLYQRIVSTASNPGPIVGGIEVDVNDVLAQDCGQWNLHP; from the coding sequence GTGCCTGACTCGCCGCGGACTTCCCACCCTCGGAACCACGTTTCCCGACGGGACGCGCTGCGGTACGCATCCGCCGCAGCGCTCACCGGGCTGGGCGCGGCGTCGGCCGGTGCACCGACGGCTTCGGCTGCGGCTCCCACGCTGATCGACTACGCCATGCGTCAGATTCCCGCGCAGGACATCCGTGCCGCGGGCCATGCCGGCGTCATCAACTACGTGTCGACGTCGCGGCCCGGCTCCAACTTCGGCGCCAAGCCGATCACCCGGCCCTACGCCGAGTCACTGACCGCCGCGGGACTGGTGATCGTCAGCAACTTCCAGTACGGCAAGCCCGGCGGGACGGCCCCGTCGGACTTCACCCGGGGCTACCCCGGCGGGGTTGCCGACGCACGCACCGCCTGGCAGATACACACCGCCGCCGGCGGGGGCCAAAGCGCGCCGGTCTTCTTCAGCGTCGACGACGACATCGACCGCAACACCTGGAACACCGTGGCACTGCAGTGGTTTCGCGGAATCAACTCGGTACTGGGAGTGCAGCGAACCGGCGTCTACGGGGGCGTGAACGTGTGCCAGTGGGCGGCCGCCGACGGTGTCATCGGAGTCTCACGCACACCCGGTAAGCGGTGGGCCTGGCAGACTCGATCGTGGTCACGAGGTCAGATCGATCCCGGGGCAGTGCTCTACCAGCGGATTGTGAGTACCGCCTCGAACCCGGGGCCGATCGTCGGTGGGATAGAAGTCGACGTCAACGACGTCCTGGCCCAAGACTGCGGCCAGTGGAATCTACATCCGTGA